From a region of the Triticum aestivum cultivar Chinese Spring chromosome 7D, IWGSC CS RefSeq v2.1, whole genome shotgun sequence genome:
- the LOC123164081 gene encoding uncharacterized protein: MPSWNDEESSDEDINMVSMDPQLFETPYSVVEPSFCGSYTESEPTCMMHHQRPKKVVAFEGALTGRRFLGCPVQQDVGVNCGVVEWVDGPWPEILQRCLTRIWDMYHEQNLGRVNDKQAHEKEVAKLQKEIDFLSNNYNQLVEDVSKLFDYQDGKISHDMYYTSQAINELNEKKKQLEDQAKIELSMEKLKLAKEQRCILQSQADIIQNMRKAMKEVEGDRDLLKQEKKKLEYLIADLLNWACQQR, translated from the exons ATGCCATCCTGGAATGACGAGGAGAGCTCGGACGAGGACATCAACATGGTTTCAATGGATCCTCAACTCTTT GAAACCCCTTACAGTGTGGTGGAACCATCTTTCTGTGGTTCTTACACTGAATCTGAGCCGACGTGCATGATGCATCATCAGAGGCCGAAGAAGGTGGTGGCTTTTGAAGGTGCTTTGACTGGGAGGCGATTCCTGGGTTGTCCTGTGCAGCAG GATGTAGGTGTGAACTGTGGGGTTGTGGAGTGGGTGGATGGTCCTTGGCCAGAGATTCTACAAAGGTGCCTAACCAGGATTTGGGACATGTACCATGAGCAGAACTTGGGGAGGGTGAATGACAAACAAGCCCATGAGAAAGAGGTGGCCAAGCTACAGAAGGAAATTGATTTCCTGTCAAACAACTACAACCAGTTGGTGGAAGATGTATCCAAGCTATTTGACTATCAAGATGGCAAGATATCTCATGACATGTACTATACCAGTCAGGCAATCAATGAACTAAATGAGAAGAAGAAACAACTTGAGGATCAGGCAAAGATTGAGTTAAGTATGGAAAAGCTGAAGCTTGCCAAGGAGCAAAGGTGCATTCTTCAAAGCCAAGCAGATATTATTCAGAACATGAGGAAGGCCATGAAggaagtggagggggacagggaccTACTTAAGCAAGAGAAGAAGAAGCTAGAGTATCTGATTGCTGATCTGCTCAACTGGGCATGCCAGCAAAGATAA